The Ornithinimicrobium sufpigmenti genome includes the window CGTGTCGACCATGAACGCCATCTCCTTGCTCTCGGCGGCGCCGACCGAGTTGAGGTAGGCCTGGCGCGTGGGGCCGTGGGTGTAGGCGGCGGGGTGCAGCGACACCGAGGCGTTGCCGATGCCGGTGCCCTTGCGGGCCGCGGTCTCGCCGGCGTAGTAGAACATCACCTCGTCGGCGTCGACGTTGGAGTGGTAGTAGGGCACGGTGATCGCGCCCTCGCCGTACTCCAGCATCCTCGGCACGAAGTTGCAGATGACGAAGTTGTGGCCCTGGAGGATCTGGTAGGTGGGCGGCGGCTGCAGGATCTTGCCGGTGACCGGCGAGAAGTCGCGGTAGTTGAAGGCGTAGGGGTAGAGGTAGCCGTCCCAGCCGACGACGTCGAAGGGGTGGTGGTCGTAGACGACGACCGCGCCGTGGACGTCGGCGCCGCTGCCGTGCTTGACGTAGACCTCGGTGTCCTGGTCCGCCAGCTCGGCCGGGGCCAGCAGGGGGCCGACCGGTCCGCGCATGTTGCGCTCGGTGAGCGGGGCGCCCTCGAGGAACTGGCCGAACCGGGTCAGGTACTTCTCCGGGATCTCGACGTGGCCGGTCGCCTCGACGCAGTAGGCCTTGAGCGGGCCGTTCTTCTCCACGTCGACCGGCACCCAGCGGTGGATCGTCACGCGTGGGATGACGACGTTGTCGCCCTGCCGCACCCGCAGGGTGCCGAAGACGCTCTCGACGTCGGCCTCGCCGCTCTCGATGTAGACGACCTCGTCGCCGATGCCGTTGCTGAAGAGGGGCGAGGGGCTGTCGGCGACGACGTAGCTGATCCGCACGTCGTCGTTGCCCAGGACGAGGCGCCGGTGACGCACGAGGTCCTTCCCCTGGTGGCTGCCGGCCGGGAAGAGGTCGGGCAGGCGGAAGTGGCGGGGCCGCAGCGGGGTGTTGGTCTGGGTGGACAGGTCACCGAGGTCCCAGACGCGGGAGTCGACCAGGTTGGCCGGGATCCCGAGGTGGTAGAGGTGCGAGGCGGTGCCGGAGAAGCCCTCCTCGCCGATGAACTCCTCGAAGGTCTCCCGACCGTCGCTGGTCTGGAAGGTGACGTGACGGGACGTGGGGAACTCCCCCATCGAGCGGTAGTACATGAGCGCGGACCTCTCTGTCGTCGGCAAGTGGTTCGACTATAGAACGTCGGCGTTCTCATGTCGACCC containing:
- a CDS encoding homogentisate 1,2-dioxygenase, with protein sequence MPTTERSALMYYRSMGEFPTSRHVTFQTSDGRETFEEFIGEEGFSGTASHLYHLGIPANLVDSRVWDLGDLSTQTNTPLRPRHFRLPDLFPAGSHQGKDLVRHRRLVLGNDDVRISYVVADSPSPLFSNGIGDEVVYIESGEADVESVFGTLRVRQGDNVVIPRVTIHRWVPVDVEKNGPLKAYCVEATGHVEIPEKYLTRFGQFLEGAPLTERNMRGPVGPLLAPAELADQDTEVYVKHGSGADVHGAVVVYDHHPFDVVGWDGYLYPYAFNYRDFSPVTGKILQPPPTYQILQGHNFVICNFVPRMLEYGEGAITVPYYHSNVDADEVMFYYAGETAARKGTGIGNASVSLHPAAYTHGPTRQAYLNSVGAAESKEMAFMVDTMNTLRVGEGALACDDPNYPWTWAGRRTPKSDG